In Eubalaena glacialis isolate mEubGla1 chromosome 4, mEubGla1.1.hap2.+ XY, whole genome shotgun sequence, the genomic window CCCCTGGACTTGAACCTGTGGAGCAGAGGTGGCCTCAGATATTACTACAGGAAAGAGGAAATAAGGAAGAGatagtgagagagggagagagagggagagagggaggagggggaggagagagagagagatgtctgGACCTCTCCTCAAGAAGGGGAGGGAAAAGTCCTCCTAGTGAGAAGTCAGTGCTGACTTAAGTTTCAAAGACAACAGGTAAACACCCATCATGACTGTCCGTCTAAACTGTAGCTAGGCTGTGACAGTAACGCTACGGGGTCGTTGGGAGGATTGCTTTACAGCATTTCACCTCTTCTCTCTGCGGTCCTCAACCACATTTGACCGAAATGTCCTCGTAAGCTTCTGAATTACACGTGACTGAACAGCAAGGTAATTTGTTCCCGTGAGGATGCCTGAGGTTCACGCCAGCTGCTCGCCGAGGTACGTGGTGTGAGGAGCAGACTGCTCCAGCCAGACTGCGCGTCGGTCTGGGCATCACGGAACCTTGCTTCCCTACTGTTTCCAATTTACAGTCAGAAGGTAAAAAGTGCACTAATTACATCCATATTAGGAACGGCGGGGGGCGGGATGAGGCGAGTAGGAGAGGAGGGAGGCCCCGGGGCTGCCAGTTGCCAGGCAACAACCGCGCTCTGCTCAATCGGGGCGGGGCGCTGCAGGCCTCAGGGCTGGGGGCGGGACCagcaggcggcggcggcggcgggcgcagGCGGCTTGGGGAGGTGCGGACAGAAACCCCAACAGAGACCCAAGAAACCCTGTTTTCCACCGTGGGGAACTACGTAAGGCTCTTTTTGATACTGATCCTCGAGATCATCacccccagcctccccctccccactcctcattAGCCAACGACTTTCGAACGAAGGCCTAGTGGCAAAGGAAAGGGAGCCAACCTTCCCATAACTGGCGGGCCGGGATTTCTTTCCGACAGACACAAAGGCTTAGCCCCAGCCTTCAGGTCCAACAGGGACACTGCTCAGGACAAGGCAACGTCCCTGTGGCTAGCCCAGAGGGCCTGGTAGCTGGGGAGGCTGCGGGTGGTAAAGCGTGGCTAGAAGCTTTCATCATGAGGAAAACAGTGCCCTCTGCTGGCAGTGTCCAGGAGGGTGGAATTCACCGGACTTCTGGTactggcccccaccccacccctagtCTTAGTCTGCGGTGCCAATATCGAACGCGTATGCTGAGCTCATTCTTGCCCTCTGAAGCAATAACGGGGTGTGGAAGGGAGGTAAACTGGGGCAGGAAGGAGACGGAGGCAAAATGGAAGGACAGGCGCAGGAGTTGTGGCCTTACTTTTGTGGGCTCTCTCCATCTGGTAGAGACAAGCACAGAAGCCTCATATTTCCCCATGGCAAAAACCAGCAAAGAACCAAAGTGCAGTTTAACCAGACAATGGCAGACGCTGCTTCTCATGCCCATCCCGGGCTGGGAGTGTTTTGTCTGAAATACACCATTTCCACTGGCCTAATGGACGACGTTAAGTGTGTTTCTAAGTATATCACAGTGGGAGAATGCAATGGGGACTGTACAGGGCAAAAGCCAGAAATAAGTAGATTCCATCCAGAACGCGTCTCGAAGCGAGCTGCCCTGCTAGGCAGAGGATATTGGAGCGGAGGCCCCGCCCACAGCGttcaaaggagaaaagcaaagcaTAATGTTAGAATCAGCAGGAGCCCCATATGTTTTTTATAAAAAGGCACAATGTGAGCATTGTTCTGTGCTCAATAGCGCGACTGTTATAACTAATGCTTTTGGTATGAATACGACCATTTAAAATTCCCAACCAGTTGCACTTAGTGACAATATGCATCAGAAAACGAGCCCAGAAGCAGAGATTTCTCACTTTGAGGTCTGTTGGCTttagatacacatacacatgcctaTTAATGTGCCCAGCTTCCAAAAATACACTGAACATTTACATGAAGAATGTTCTTGTCCCTGGCCTTAGCAGCTACAAATACTAAGGCAGATTTTCAATGTATATTTGAGAACTGAACATTGATTCTATGTACACAGGACTGACACACAAACAGAGGGGAGCGTGTGTCCTGTTTCATACCACTCTAGCCCTTAACTCCCAACCTTAGCCCATCCCCAAACTGGCATCTCCAGAACACAAGAAAAGCTGCCTCTGCAGGTCGGTCCTCAGCACCATCCCACAATAATAGGTCACCAGGTCCCCCATGACTTACCTTCAGCTCCCATCCCTCCAACTGCCCTCCTTAAGCCTGGGTGACCTAGTGGGGACGCCAAAGGAAAGGCGGATAAATTCATTTTATCCAATTATCCAACATaattggaagaggaagaaagttcTTTCTGGGTCTTGGAATGAATGTCCCCCAAATGTCCAAGTGTACTTGACATTCATCAGAGTTTTTAGGCAGCAAAGCATCTGAATCCATTTTCCATTTGGGGAAGTTCCCTATCCCTTGAGTCTTGAAGGGAGGCAGTCCCCCACTTCCACTATACTACTCATGTCGGAGGCTTGGGTAAAAACCAGCAAAAGAGACCTGGCCTCAGCCAATCAGGCCTAGGCTTTCGTGGTAATAATGCAGTCACCAGAATAGTTAGGGACTACTGGTGACAGCATCTGCTTGGCCCCTCCAGTTTTCAAGCCTGTTTCTTCAGTCTTTCTAGGGATCCCCAGGCCTGAGTGATGTCCTCCAACAAATCTCTCTTCTGCTCTAGTCTGGCAGGCGTCTGTAGTTTGCAAACAAGATCGCTCCTCCAAGCCAGGCTCCAGGCGATAGGCACACTTCTCACATCAACGTTTtattgagagggaaaaaaatggccaTTTTGCATCTTAAATTGAAGTGCTCCTCTGACTTGTCTCCTCTCCCTCCAACCAACCCTGACGGAAAAGGGGAAATACTGCAGACTTTAAAATTCATAAGTTAATTACCAAATAATCCGCAAGACTTCGGTAAGGCCACATGAGAACACTTGGAAAAAGTACCCCAGGAAGGCCGGGCCTGGGTCTTCCCCACCCCAAGGGAAAAGCACCGAATAAACCAGCGTCATCCCACTCACGTGGGTGAGAGTCAGGGGCAAtgctcctcacccccaccccctgtaACTAGATGAGGGGAGGGTGGAAGGGCGGTTTATCCGGAGGACGGGTCCCTGGGGGCCAGGCCGGCCTGGGAGTCGGAGGACGACGGCCAAGGTCGGTCCTGACTGTGTCCAGTTGGTCCTGAAGGAGGCGGACCCGCTCGTCCAGGCTGCGCTGCTGGGCCAGGACAGCGGCCTTGCCGACCCACAAGGCGCGATAGGCGCGCAGCTCGTCGGCGGGCAGTGCGCGCGCCAGCACCTCGCGCAGGGCCCGCTCGCGCCGCGCCACATGCTGCTTCAACTCCTTGGCGTCTTCCTGCTGCCGCTGCAGGAGCCCCAGTCGCTGCAGCAGAGAGGCCTGGAGCCGCGGGGCGAGGGCGCCGTGAGCGGGGCGAGGGCGCCGCCGCTCCCGGGAGGCTTCCAGCCGGAGCCCGCAGGCCCCTCACCGCcccgccctcccccagcccaaaCCCGTTACCTGCTCGTCAGGGTCGCCGTCTGCGCCCGCCCGGGCCAGGGCGCGGTGCACGCGGTCCAGGCGACtgcccagcagcagcaggaggccAAGCACGCGCTCTAGGTCGGCCATGAACCGGCTGAACCGCTCGAGCTCGTGGGGTGCACAGGCCTGGCCGACCGCGGCCTCCAGGGCAGCCCCGCGCCTGGCCCAAGCCTGGGCCTTTCCTTGCAGCTGCTCCTGCTCGGCCTGAAGCTCCCTTAGCGTCTTTTGGAGGAGGTCCGCCAGCTCCACCTGCAGGGAGGGCGTGGGTACTTAAGTCTGGAGGCAGGGCCCTGACTTAGCCCAGCTTCTAACAGCCCCTCCACACTCACTTTCTTGGCTTGGATGCTGTAATTTGGCTCGGGGAGACCCGGGCTGCATGGCTTGTCAGGCACAACGTGGGTGGTAAGGTTTTCAGGCCTTGTCTCCTCCTGAGAAGCTGGCAGGCGCTGGGTGGAGTTAAGTAGGTAAGAGCTGGGGACAAAACCAGAGTTCCTTGGGTCGTCCTGCCCCAGGCTGCAGGGGCTTAGAATCCCCTGAGTCCCTGGTACCCCTCACTCACCCTGACTCAGAAGTACCAGCTGCTTCCTCTCCAGCCTCTCCACAGGCTGGCCTCATTGCAGCCCAGACCTCGGCTAAAGGAATCAGCCCATCCAGCAGGCCCAGGGATGGCTCTGGGCTGGGATAGGAGGTGAGAGTGTCACTCAGAGAGGGATCCAATCTGGCCAGCTCCTGAACCAGCTCCTCGAGGCGTGGACTGGGCCATGTTGACCTGGAACCAGTCTGGCCAGTGCCCCAAGCCTGGGCAGTGTGGTCAGAAGGCCCCGGGGTATCATTGCCTGGAGGTCTCAGGGCATCACCTGGGAGAGGTTTGAGGGGGTCAGTCTCTGCAGCTGTGGGGGGATCAGTGGTCAGCAGTCCAGTGGGGTCAAAGGTTGCAATGTCACCATTTGCAGTCCCAGGGGGACTACAGCATGTAGGCCTGGAGACACTCACAGAACCGTTTACCCCCTGCCAACAGTCATCCGCCCCTGCAGTCTCTGGGTGCTCATGGAGGGGCTGCTCTGAGGGGATTATAGCCTGGTCAGCCCTCTGACCCAAGCCAGCTCCGTACTGCTGGTCAGAGGCATGGACACTGGAAGTGGAAGAGACACTAAATCAGAAAAAGCTCTGGCCAAAGATAAGTGGTGGTCTCCAAGGGCCATCCacctcccccacctcacccccctgGC contains:
- the SHROOM1 gene encoding protein Shroom1 isoform X1, translated to MEALGPGGDCASPASSTRSLDLRRLSARADSAYSSFSAASGGPEPRTPSPGTHQLPYLDWDYVRVVWGGPAPAAGLRTSPQPRPAAAARSGPRPPEIRGTPGPLSRQTTPLLYALAAEAEAAARAAEPPSPPASRAAYRQRLQGAQRRVLRETSFQRKELRMSLPARLRPAAPARPSAAHPRSALLSHPGGEVEPARPGAPAPGTAGRGRLANQQRKWCFSEPGKLDRVGRGGGLAGECSGEACPSSGLARPETREWQQRTLAEFEGHQIRWLPATQPRSIEDPKPRALRLSNAYRPNGRSRSASGEVLSPWGSPGGVMPIAQAVPQGAETPRPLFQTKLSRFLTQKEVAVVCSAEGLQSSPSDCEQRASENCIVSARLPSLPDDEVFLEEAPLVRMRSPADSHAPLGLPNSVHASDQQYGAGLGQRADQAIIPSEQPLHEHPETAGADDCWQGVNGSVSVSRPTCCSPPGTANGDIATFDPTGLLTTDPPTAAETDPLKPLPGDALRPPGNDTPGPSDHTAQAWGTGQTGSRSTWPSPRLEELVQELARLDPSLSDTLTSYPSPEPSLGLLDGLIPLAEVWAAMRPACGEAGEEAAGTSESGSYLLNSTQRLPASQEETRPENLTTHVVPDKPCSPGLPEPNYSIQAKKVELADLLQKTLRELQAEQEQLQGKAQAWARRGAALEAAVGQACAPHELERFSRFMADLERVLGLLLLLGSRLDRVHRALARAGADGDPDEQASLLQRLGLLQRQQEDAKELKQHVARRERALREVLARALPADELRAYRALWVGKAAVLAQQRSLDERVRLLQDQLDTVRTDLGRRPPTPRPAWPPGTRPPDKPPFHPPLI